The Suricata suricatta isolate VVHF042 chromosome 3, meerkat_22Aug2017_6uvM2_HiC, whole genome shotgun sequence genome contains the following window.
TTGATTCTGCTTCATTCTGGTTTAATGACAGAATTGGCTAATCTGCTGCCTACTAGGTAGGAGATTTCCATTAATGACAGATTTTTGTCTAATCTTAATTAGACAAACACTTATAACTTCACACAGATGAGAAACCGCGGGTATCAAGAGGGAGGCGTGGTTTCCTTGTATAACGTCTTTCTTTTGCCCGTCACGTTGGTTTTCTCTGAATGCAGCTTGAACAGACATGCAGCGGTCAGGATTATTTAAGcggtgatttttctttcatttccttcctgaaGGCTTGAGAATTTGGGGTGGAGGACTAgtcaaggagaaaaacaaagaacaaatccAGGTATTTAATGTCCAGTTTTCTTGCCTCCACGCGCTGCCGTGCGGGACTAGCGATGTGCATAGAGGCGCAGGTCAGCTGTGACTGCACTGAGGTCACCGCNNNNNNNNNNNNNNNNNNNNNNNNNNNNNNNNNNNNNNNNNNNNNNNNNNNNNNNNNNNNNNNNNNNNNNNNNNNNNNNNNNNNNNNNNNNNNNNNNNNNGTCAGCAGGAGCGGTGGTGACCCTGCAGAAGCCGAAGCCCGAGGTCTGGCGCCCCCCGAGCCCAGCACGCAAGTCCTGGGAGTGGGTGAGTGTCCCTGCGCTAGGAATTGGGGTTGGGAGGGACCCACACCCCTGTGACCGCATTTAAAGCCCAGATTCCTCACGCCGACTCTCTCCAAGGCTATTTTAAAAGCGGGAGCATCTTACAGCATCTTACAGTGCCTGTCACTTCTGTGACGCTCCCCGGAGGAGCTGTCTTGCTCTGTTACGTCCCTGGTGCTTAGGCGGAAACAGTACTCAGgcattcttcttttgtttttttaaagcatagcGTTTCAGCACTGAGTTCTACCTTCAGccggtttctttttttttttttttaagaatttttaagatttaaataatttaaaaaaaaatttcttaatgtttatttatttttgagagatggagacagagcatgattggttgggggtgggggcggcacagagagagagggagacagaattcaaagcaggctccaggctctgagctgtcagcacagagcctgacaccgggcttgaacccacgacctatgagatcatgacctgagctgaagtcggacactcaaccgactgagccccccaggcgccccttcagtgtTCTTGAATAATGGACATAAGCCTCCCGTCCAGTTTTGTAACttattgcccctcccccctttaaaaaattaatgtcaagAACTTAATGAAACTGCAGATTTGCCCTGCAGGCCGTGTTTGAGCTGCTGGTTTCTGCAGAACGTTTTGCTGCCCAAACGCCAGTGGAGTCTGTTTTCTGGGCAACCTGtcgtccccacctctctctcgtTGGTGGCTCTTTCTGCCGTGGATGCGTCAGTTTGAACGTGCTCAGGTTCCACTGTAAATGCGCGGAACAGAGTTAGGGGTCTCCTAATCCCGTGTCCCACTCTGGCCACCTGCCAGGTCACTTCCCTTCTCGAACCAACTTACAGACGCTGCTCGCGCCCCACCGCCCTGTGCTCTTCTGCCAGCGCCGTGCGGGCCCCGCACTCCATCTGGAAGGCGTGACTCCGCGGTCCCAGCGCCCCACTGGCGACTCCCACTGGCATTCTGTGGCTTCTGTCCCATTGCCTTCTTGGTGGCATTTGAAGCTTCTGGAAATCCTGTAATTAGCTTGTGGGCCTGTGCCTGCTGGGTTTTCTTCCTTCCCGGTCACCTGCCCGCTCCTGTCTCCACTGATGCCCTTTCTTGAGATTGGCCTGAGCCCCTCACTCTGGCAGAacccccatcccagccccagTCTGGGTATGTCTGTCGCCTGTCGGCCTCTCTTCTTGAAGACTGTCTAAACTCGGCAAATCTAAACTGAAGAGGTCACCGCAGCAGAATTCCCGTTGGCTCAAGGCCCACTCCCATCTTCCCTATAGAATGAGCCGGAAAcccagcccctcctgccctgctcacgcgcAGGATGTCGCCCTCCTGTGGCTTTGCCTCCCTTCATCCCTTGTGTGGCTCTGCCCCCATGCGCTGCCGCACCCTTACGATACCAGCCCCGCCCGCACTGACCCCCACCATCAGAACAGACCCCCACTTTCACCCGAGCTGTCTACACCGGCTCTCCTCCTGGTAGCAGTTAGCCAGTGGGGTAATGACAGGTTTGTAACTGGTCCTAAACCCCCATCTCCTGCCGGCCCTGGCCTGCAGCCTCTGtccgccctccccagccctcacccGGCACCGTGCCTGCTCCagttgtctgtaaaatgggttgatTCCCACAGGGAAAACTGGTGGTCATTCAAAGTAGAACTAGaaaggggcgcctagggggctcagtcagttaagcgtccaactttggctcaggtcatgatctcgcctttcacgagttcgagcccctgcattgggctctgtgctgacagctcagagcttggagcctgctttggagtctgtctccctctctctctctgcccctcccccgctctcactctctgtctctcaaaaataaacactaacagcaatttttcttaataaataaaattttgattgagatttcctttttttgcttttagattcAAAAAGCAACGACGATGGGTCTTTATTTCAGGAAGATGTGGTTGCTGGGGCCTTCCTGGTAAGACCTGCCTTTTGTGATGAAGGGAGTGAGCCAGGGCCGGGGGAGGGCGAGGGGAGGGGCGTGTGTGCACCCCCATTGCCTCTGCCTTTTCCTGAACTCCTCTTGGGAGGCTCGCTCTTGGCTGACGCCACCCCTCCCGTCTCTGGTCCTCCCTTCAGATTCCTTAAGGCAGCAGTGGGCTCCTTGCCGTCTAGCACGCGGCAGCCCTTACTGCCTCCAGTTCAAGCCGGATTTCCTGAACTCGCATACACATCGGGGGGTGTTCCCNNNNNNNNNNNNNNNNNNNNNNNNNNNNNNNNNNNNNNNNNNNNNNNNNNNNNNNNNNNNNNNNNNNNNNNNNNNNNNNNNNNNNNNNNNNNNNNNNNNNATACCCTTGATCGAGCACGCTGCATTGAAAGTTAGGCTCTAAGTTGTCTTTGCCTGAGGAGGCGATGTCAGAAGGAAGGTGTTTCTAGGAAGTATATCCCTGTCAGCGCTTGGAAGCCCATTTAGTCCCAAGGTCACATGATCAGGCCgttgttctgtgtctcccagagTGACCCAGGAACCCGGTGTCTCCCCTCCCCGCCATCCATCCAGGTCTGGTCTCCTCGCATGGGAATGCACAGAGAACTCAGCCTAGGGGCCTCTTTCCTGGGCCCAGCGTCAGATGCCAGAATGGCTGGTGTGTGGCTTTTCTTGAAAACTGTTCTTTCAGTGCAGAGTTTGCCCATACACCCAGTGTGTGACTGCTAGTGTCTCACTAAGTAAAGCAGCGACCCTGGCGGGGAAGTGGGGGACGACTGTACTTTTGGAAGCATTGCATCGGGGCGGCTGTGCAGGGGTAGGTGGCCCCGGCGGCAGTGAGGAGCCCCCGGACGGTGTGGGTGTGCGTTACCCCCCATCTGCATCCACTCAGGTGCAGAGAGTGAAGGCCGGGACCCCCTGTCCCCAGGGCAAGGGCAGAAGGGGAACGGGGAGGCTGCGTCCTGAGCCGAAATGCCACACATCTTTTCTCGTTGAACGTGCTGGTTGGGACTAATTCTGAGCTGAGTCCTGAAGGCACCCAAGAATATTCGGATTGTGTTCTGGCCGTGCTGTCAAACCTCCCAacaggcctggggggggggggttgttttgtttgtttgtttgttttacttttggatTGTTGCCACTGGGTGAATTATCTCAAGTCCGATTTCTGGGTTAGGTGGATTTTCAGAGGTGCCCACGTGGCCCCGCTAACAGCGAGGAGTGAAAACTGAGGGGCCCCACTTCCCGCCATGTAACTGACGGACTTGCCAGTCGGCGCCGGAATCCAAGAGCTCGCCCAGACCCAAAGCCCCTAAGAACACGCGCTCTCTTTTGCAGCAGCCTGCAGCGCCTTGGAGCCCTTTGAAAACTGAGTTAAGAAGGAANNNNNNNNNNNNNNNNNNNNNNNNNNNNNNNNNNNNNNNNNNNNNNNNNNNNNNNNNNNNNNNNNNNNNNNNNNNNNNNNNNNNNNNNNNNNNNNNNNNNATACCCTTGATCGAGCACGCTGCATTGAAAGTTAGGCTCTAAGTTGTCTTTGCCTGAGGAGGCGATGTCAGAAGGAAGGTGTTTCTAGGAAGTATATCCCTGTCAGCGCTTGGAAGCCCATTTAGTCCCAAGGTCACATGATCAGGCCtttgttctgtgtctcccagagTGTCCCAGGAACCCGGTGTCTCCCCTCCCCGCCATCCATCCAGGTCTGGTCTCCCTGCACGGGAATGCACGGAGAACTCAGCCTAGGGGCCTCTTTCCTGGGCCCAGCGTCAGATGCCAGAATGGCTGGTGTGTGGCTTTTCTTGAAAACTGTTCTTTCAGTGCAAAGTTTGCCCATACACCCAGTGTGTGACTGCTAGTGTCTCACTAAGTAAAGCAGCGACCCTGGCGGGGAAGTGGGAGACGACTGTACTTTTGGAAGGATTTCATCGGGGCGGCTGTGCAGGGGTAGGTGGCCCCGGCGGCAGTGAGGAGCCCCCGGACGGTGTGGGTGTGCGTTACCCCCCCGTCTGCATCCACTCAGGTGCAGAGAGTGAAGGCCGGGACCCCCTGTCCCCAGGGCGAGGGCAGAAGGGGAACGGGGAGGCTGCGTCCTGAGCCGAAATGCCACACATCTTTTCTCGTTGAACGTGCTGGTTGGGACTAATTCTGAGCTGAGTCCTGAAGGCACCCAAGAATATTCGGATTGTGTTCTGGCCGTGCTGTCAAACCTCCCAACaggcctgggggggagggggggttgttttgtttgtttgtttgttttacttttggatTGTTGCCACTGGGTGAATTATCTCAAGTCCGATTTCTGGGTCAGGTGGATTTTCAGAGGTGCCCACGTGGCCCCGCTAACAGCGAGGAGTAAAAACTGAGGGGCCCCACTTCCCGCCATGTAACTGACGGACTTGCCAGTCGGCGCCGGAATCCAAGAGCTCGCCCAGACCCGAAGCCCCTAAGAACACGCGCTCTCTTTTGCAGCAGCCTGCAGCGCCTTGGAGCCCTTTGAAAACTGAGTTAAGAAGGAAATACCTGACGCAGGTGGACGTCCTGCTGCAGGACGCAGGGTGCTCAGAGGTAAGGTGCGACCCGGGAGGCATCTTCATGTAACTGAATCCCAGAGACGCGTCGGGGCACATTCATCGGGTGTGTGTTCTCTCGCCCTGGAGCCTGTGCGGAGCCTTTGGAGCGCTCGTTTCCCGAACTTTTCCGTCACAGGCTCGCAGACTGGCGCTCCCTTGGGAGGCAATCAGGGAAACCCGTGGGGTGCGCCCTCCACCGCCTAGGGCTCTGGGGCCAGCCCTGCCCTCGGGGGAAGGGGCTCCCCACATCTCTGGTGTGAGCAAGGCGCGCCTTCCCCCCTGTCCTCGGCCACatgcgggtggggggggggctgcgggGAGGCCCTCGCCCAGGGTGGGTGCCCACCACCCTGCACCGTGGCCACTTCCTGGAGCGTGATGGACGGAGCAAGGACACGAGCAGCTTCCCGTAAGGAAAGAGCACTTTCTTGTCACATGATGAGGAGGTGCGCGTTCTNNNNNNNNNNNNNNNNNNNNNNNNNNNNNNNNNNNNNNNNNNNNNNNNNNNNNNNNNNNNNNNNNNNNNNNNNNNNNNNNNNNNNNNNNNNNNNNNNNNNGAGCAAGGCGCGCCTTCCCCCCTGTCCTCGGCCACatgcgggtggggggggggctgcgggGAGGCCCTCGCCCAGGGTGGGTGCCCACCACCCTGCACCGTGGCCACTTCCTGGAGCGTGATGGACGGAGCAAGGACACGAGCAGCTTCCCGTAAGGAAAGAGCACTTTCTTGTCACATGATGAGGAGGTGCGCGTTCTGTGACGTGAAAGGCAGGGGTGCAGACGATCTCTTACTGGGCTGCTGACAGCAAGAGGCCTCCGTCTGAGGCCCGCTGATTTGGGGGAGCTGCTGGGAAtggcccttccctttcccttggAGCCGAGGCAGCACCCTGGGGGGTGCCCTGGAGGCCACGGGGACCAAGAGCCCAGAGTTTCCTAAGACACCTCCCCGACCGTTGCTGGAGGCTGTGGCATCTCGGCTGCCGAGCTCGGGCGCACGGCCGGCATGGTTGGGGCGGAGCCGCTGATCACTGACCCTTTGTTTTCAGCGCACTGATGACGGAGATGGAGAGGACACGCGCGTGACACTGACGGCTCCCCTGGCCTCTCCTGCCAGGCCCGCCCCTGGTGAGTGCCACAGAGACACTCGCGTGAACCCTGCCCCGTTCACTTCTGGCAGAGTCGCAGCAGCGCCCCTAACGCGGGGTGCCCACTGCGTACTTGACGTAAACTGTTAGAGACACCAGCTCGGAACGGGCGCATCGCTCGTATTTAGTCGGTGAACTGCTTGGTCCCCCGGGGCTGCAGCGCACGGACTGCTGTGAAAGCTTGTGAATCTCCAGAAACACGGACTCCTGCGCTGAGCACCCTCTCCTTGCCTTTAGTCCACCTTTTGTCACATTTGCTTATCCgtcccctgcacacacatgcacgcgcacacgcacaccaTGTGCATCCTCCGCAGtcacacacatgctctccctGAGCGCTGGCAGGTCGAGGCACAGGGTAGCCCCAGCGGCTGCAGCGGGCCAGCGCGGGCCAGGGCCTTGTCGCCTCCCGCACTGACGTCCAGAAGCTTCCTCAGccgagctctgtctctgtcaccgCCTTCCTGCCACAGCTTTCCTGAATAGCCCTGGCTGCTGGTGGTTTGGCGGCACGTCCCTCAGTTTGGACTTCCCTAATGGTTTCCTCAAGGTTAAGTTCATGGTAAACATTTTGGCAGAAATGGGTGACGATGTGTTCTCCGTCCTGTTGGTGACTCGTGAGCCTGGCCACGTAGCTAAGGATGGACCCACCAGGTTTCTTGCTACGGAAGCGCCCCTTCCTCGGCGGCGTCTGCGGGCGCCCCTCCCCCGACTCCCACAAACCCCACGGCGAGGTTCCGGCGCCAGTCTGCGTCCCTGCCCACACACCCTTCCCTGGCCGGCCGTTCCTCTCATGTGCACCTGTTGGCGTCCTTCCGTAAACAAGCGCCACATCCCTTCATGTCCTAATTCTGCGCCTTCTTTTATCCCCCCacactttcacttttttttttcttttgagacatagagagagacagcatgagcaggggagggtcagagagagagggagacacagaatctgaagcaggctccaggctctgagctagctgtccgcacagagcccgacatggggctcaaacccacgaaccaggagatcatgacctgagccgaagccggaggcttaatcaactgagccaccgaggcgccctgcacttttgactttttaaaaaaaatttttttctagaatcaGGAAGAACTcatgggcctttttttttttttttttttaattcacgtATTAAAAGCCACTGACGCTCAGGCCACCCCCAGTCAGCCTGCTGGAGCCCGTCGTGCTGGCTTCTGTGGCCTCTGACCTGTCCTGTCTGTTTTTGAGCACTTTGTCCCCCAGCCTTGACCTTGACCCCACAGATGTTCCCAGCACCAAGGTCCTGCTCTCATCTAGCTGGTCATGTGGTGCGGGGCGGTCAGAACCATGGTCCCTGCCACCACGTGCTCAAACAACCTGCTGAAGAAGGTTCAGGAGTTCCGGCGGCTCTGGGATCCTCAGACAGAACCCCACCAAGGGTACACAGTCAGAGGACTGTGTTCAAAGTCCCTCaggttcttttgtttctttcctttgtcacCACCTTGATATGCActtgggttcttttttcttttttcttttttttgtattcacTTTTATAGTTCTCCTTCTTATCCTtgttggtttaattttattttttagaggcacctgggtggctaggttagttgagcgtccgactttggctcaggtcatgatctcatggttcatgggttccagccccacatcggggtctgtgctgacagctcagagcctggagcctgcttcagattctgtgtctccttctctgctccttccctgttcacactccgtctctcaaaaataaataaatgtaaaaaaattttttcttttttaaatctataaaacgTTTAACATAATGCAGGTGCATCCAGGAGCCCTGTGCCTCCCTCACCCATCCCCAGAGGTGAAGGGGGTCATTGGTCACTTCCTAATTCGACTCTGAAAAGGCATCCAGCGAGTAAGCCATGACACGGGAGGGAAGCCACCTGTGGGGAAGTCTGGGAGGAAAGTAGGAGTCTCAGTGTAATAACTAGAAGGAAAGCTCTGGGGAGAATCTATCCTCGCGTCTCCGTGAcctgtttctcttgttctctgtaCTGCAGTCACGGTGCAGCCTCCTGGCTCTGTGGCCCTGCAGATGGGCTGTCTTGAATGGTGGCACTGaactctgtgttttcctccagGAGCCCCTGGCGGTGTGGCCGGAGAGCGTCCTGGCGGCCCAGGGAAGCCGGCTCCACGCCCCTGCTCCACAGACCTGGCCCTGGTGCCTCTAAGTGACAGTGTCTCGTCACAGGGGCCCGGGGGGCACAGCTTCTCGGGCAGCCTGTCCTTGGAGCCCGACGGCCTCGGCGACGTGACCATCAGCGACCTGTACGCGGGCATGCTGCACTCGATGAGCCGCCTGCTGAGCGCGAGGCCGGCCTGCGTCATCGCCACCAAAACCTCGTTCGTGGCTCACGGCTGGCGCTCGAGCCGGCGCTCCCGGAGCAGAGCGAACAGGACCCGCGGCCCGGGCAGCGGGCATGCTCGGAGGGGCTCCCGGGAGAGGCCCCCCGGCCGCGCCGAGCCGCCCAAGGAGGCGAAAGTGTTGAGAGACTGTGAGAACACGCTGGATGCTTCTGGCCAGAAGACGGGTGTAAAACTGGAGAAAGCTTTTCTGGAAGTCAGCACAGCCCGAGCCCTTGAATGGGACCCGAGCTGGGAAGAGCTTAAGGGGTTCAGGAGTCTAACACCCCAGAGGCCTTCTTTGTTGACCTACGGAGACTCCAGCCCAGGGCGGCATCTCAATCCAAAACATAGATATAAGGCCTTAAAGTGGTTAATTTCTCCCGTAAAACTCGTGTCCAGACCAAGAACCCTGCCAGGCAAGGGAGGGCATCATTACAGGGAGATTGAAATCAAATTTGACAGGCTTCATCAGGAGTACTGCCTCAGTCCCCGGAAACAGCCCTTCCTGACCTCCCACCCAGGGTCCTGGGCCGTGGACGTGTACAGGGGCGGCCCCCGCGGCTTAGAAGCCCGCAGGCTCAGTGGAACTTTCGGCACAACAGAAGCTAAGGGGTTGAACGAGGCCTTGGAGCAGCTGGGTGAACGAGCCCCGGGAGCAGGGCGATGCCCACAGGAAAGGGGTGCCCCTCCGCCGCTTTCAGGGACCAGCCCCGTGCAGAGCCCAGGCTGCTCGCCGCGGACACTTCCTCCCCAAGGGAACAGTCTCGGAATACTTGGCAAGCCCGTGTCGCCCAGCAAAGCCCCTTCCGTGGCAGGGGCACAGCCTCGAAGCTGCGGCGGAGATCGGTAcagggaaataaaagaacagtTTGACCAGCTTCATCAAAAGTATTGCCCCAAGTCACCTCCGCGGACGAAGGCCCTTGTACGTATCGGAGCACCTCCAGATAAAGCAAGTGGGGAACTTCCATATCGCAAAGGCACCGTGGGAAGATTAAACCCAGACGCCGGCTTCCGAGGGCCCCCCAAGCCGTGGGCATCACCCCCGCACAGCATAGAGCGCCCGCTGTGCGTACCCGCCGCTGAGGCTCAGCCGTTAGCGTGCTTCGTGCTCACTGCCGGCAGGGGCCACCCGTCCCCTCCAAAGAGACGCCGATTGTCAGAGTCTGAGCTGTGTAGACAGTGGGCCGGTTCCCAGGATTCCCCGAGAGAGGCAGGCCAGCCCAACCCTGAGGCCGGGGAGAGGCCGGCCCCTCACAGCCCAGCTGAGCAAAGAAGGTGGGTTTCTGCTTGTCCAACGTGGGTGTTTTACAACAGGGTGCTTCCGGGTTCATTTTCCAGACTCTCTTCcagattcttttccttcctctggaaATCAGCATTTGGACCAAGCACATGTGCaagtgtgggaggtgggggggggcgggggggggtcgcTGGAAATGTCCTTACAGAGAACGTTTTACACATTTCTGCCCGGGATGCATTTAGGGGACTTTTCCAGAAAGCCTCACCAGGTCTCAGCCTGTCCTTGTCACACTGTCGTTCCCAACCTCTCCTGGTGTCATTCAGGAAACAGCAGCCTGAAAGCAGAATGATCTGGAAACCG
Protein-coding sequences here:
- the HJURP gene encoding Holliday junction recognition protein, with the translated sequence MEGKLLGEDALLRQLRDSRRRFQKHMQQLIEKYNQPFEDAPLVQMSTLTYETPQGLRIWGGGLVKEKNKEQIQVFNVQFSCLHALPRSGGDPAEAEARGLAPPEPSTQVLGVDSKSNDDGSLFQEDVVAGAFLQPAAPWSPLKTELRRKYLTQVDVLLQDAGCSERTDDGDGEDTRVTLTAPLASPARPAPGAPGGVAGERPGGPGKPAPRPCSTDLALVPLSDSVSSQGPGGHSFSGSLSLEPDGLGDVTISDLYAGMLHSMSRLLSARPACVIATKTSFVAHGWRSSRRSRSRANRTRGPGSGHARRGSRERPPGRAEPPKEAKVLRDCENTLDASGQKTGVKLEKAFLEVSTARALEWDPSWEELKGFRSLTPQRPSLLTYGDSSPGRHLNPKHRYKALKWLISPVKLVSRPRTLPGKGGHHYREIEIKFDRLHQEYCLSPRKQPFLTSHPGSWAVDVYRGGPRGLEARRLSGTFGTTEAKGLNEALEQLGERAPGAGRCPQERGAPPPLSGTSPVQSPGCSPRTLPPQGNSLGILGKPVSPSKAPSVAGAQPRSCGGDRYREIKEQFDQLHQKYCPKSPPRTKALVRIGAPPDKASGELPYRKGTVGRLNPDAGFRGPPKPWASPPHSIERPLCVPAAEAQPLACFVLTAGRGHPSPPKRRRLSESELCRQWAGSQDSPREAGQPNPEAGERPAPHSPAEQRRKENHILEDGREK